From Penaeus vannamei isolate JL-2024 chromosome 12, ASM4276789v1, whole genome shotgun sequence, the proteins below share one genomic window:
- the LOC138863498 gene encoding uncharacterized protein codes for MVRELIPVTAVCLVGVQIVSDPVALRERWIEYFEQLYQVDPPTVNLDVAEQLKAGGEPMAREFHAVLAAIWQSDTVPSNLLRERLAMFTFNDTNTLEWKMEYPFRVLKRIRTIMNSHISPGLRHALTPTAERVSASVMSRRPSSGSRRLNRGLLRGLSTHSLWFTCNI; via the exons atggttcgggagttgataccg gtgactgcagtttgctTAGTGGGTGTCCAgattgtttcagatcctgttgcgctGAGGGAGCGTTGGattgaatactttgagcagttgtatcaggttgaccctccaacagttaacttggatgtgg ctgaacagttaaaggctggtggtgaacctatggctcgGGAATtccatgctgtcctggctgccatttggcagtccgatACTGTTCCCTctaacctgttgaggg AAAGACTAGCTATGTTCACTTTTAACGACACGAATACTTTGGAATGGAAAATGGAATATCCATTCCGAGTTTTAAAGAGAATTAGGACAATCATGAACAGTCACATCTCCCCCGGACTCAGACATGCTCTCACACCAACCGCTGAGCGCGTGAGTGCTTCAGTGATGTCTCGACGACCTTCCAGCGGTTCTCGTCGTCTGAACCGAGGTCTCCTTCGCGGCCTCTCCACGCACTCTCTAT GGTTTACGTGTAATATCTaa